One Amblyomma americanum isolate KBUSLIRL-KWMA chromosome 8, ASM5285725v1, whole genome shotgun sequence DNA window includes the following coding sequences:
- the LOC144101260 gene encoding fatty acid synthase-like isoform X2 → MRPSRLRSKGTMVDEDIVISGMSGRFPQADDVVAFKEKLYAGVDMVTDDEARWPRGLLGLPGHMGTIRDLTRFDAQFFSTPPRQADVMDPQLRLLLETTYEAIVDAGYDPATLRGKKVGVFVGSIANEMGSALYADPDKADGYVRLGTTFCSFSNRLSYCFDFRGPSLTVITACSSSMTALNQAVLALRTGQCEAAIVGGANVLLSPTTTLMFVRLGTLSTRGKCRTFDAEADGYARSELVGALFLQRASQARRVYARLVHIKSNEDGYKIEGPAFPSREAQVDLMQEVYAEARVDVRDVSYIESHGTGTQSGDRQEMAAISEVFHQPGRERPIMVGAVKTNMGHSEGAAGISAVAKVIFAMETGQIAGNLHFNVPNPNIPALFDGSVEVVTKVAPFRGSLASVNACGRGGSNVHAILESNPGPHVDDLSREKPELPRLVLMAGRSKKSLTRSLDRLVSEGPYPDSAYALLNKVGQPSLKQLPYRGYALVPVDESNRKVVKDVEQTSSDKRTLWFAFTGLGCQWSAMAQQMMQFDLFARAIQRCHDVVREFGIDLIKLVTSEETGSQTMATTFVCIGAIQVALVEVLRAIGIQPDGIVGHSFGEIGCAYADGCLTTEQAMVFAYWRGRCVELANLPEGAMAAVGLSWVEAQKRCSDGVQPACHNAVDSVTVSGPAQAVAKLVEELTAENVFARKVDSMGVAFHSKLISSVAPALREEYKKVLPEAKPRTKRWVSSSVPESRWKEPAVNQCSPDYFVNNFLNPVLFCEALRHVPPDAIVVEIAPHCLLQSVLGRGTGARASVVGLMKRNVDNLSFFLSSLGKLHTLGVQMDLSPLYPPVPWPVPRGTPSIGHLVAWDHSQRWGVVGWKDCITLPEGRDLFSETAIRNDVQEVDEDSTSENNPEEALLHSVARILGFEDPSSINPTISLVDLGMDSGMGVEVLHAIERFCGVVLCMQEVQRCTINALLEISGRTGTRQAA, encoded by the exons GGAACTATGGTGGACGAGGATATCGTCATCTCAGGGATGTCGGGACGTTTCCCTCAAGCGGACGACGTTGTGGCGTTCAAGGAGAAGCTCTATGCTGGCGTCGACATGGTCACAGATGACGAGGCTCGCTGGCCTCGAG GTCTTCTGGGGCTTCCAGGACACATGGGTACCATCCGTGACCTCACGCGTTTCGACGCCCAGTTCTTCAGCACGCCGCCAAGGCAGGCGGATGTGATGGACCCTCAGCTACGGCTGCTCCTGGAGACGACCTACGAAGCCATCGTGGACGCAGGCTACGACCCCGCGACCTTGCGAGGGAAGAAGGTCGGAGTGTTCGTCGGCAGCATCGCCAACGAGATGGGCAGCGCTCTTTACGCCGACCCCGATAAGGCCGACGGCTACGTGCGGCTTGGGACAACCTTCTGTTCGTTCTCGAACCGACTGTCATACTGCTTCGATTTTCGAG GGCCCAGCTTGACCGTCATCACGGCCTGTTCATCGAGCATGACGGCACTCAACCAAGCCGTGCTGGCACTGCGAACGGGGCAGTGCGAGGCAGCCATCGTAGGTGGCGCTAACGTCCTTCTCAGCCCCACCACGACGCTGATGTTTGTGCGCCTTGGCACATTGTCCACAAGAGGAAAATGCAGAACATTCGACGCTGAGG CCGACGGGTATGCACGGAGTGAACTCGTCGGAGCTTTGTTTCTGCAGCGCGCATCCCAAGCCCGCCGTGTCTACGCGAGGTTGGTTCATATCAAATCCAACGAGGATGGATACAAGATAGAAG GCCCCGCATTTCCGTCCCGCGAAGCGCAGGTGGATCTTATGCAAGAAGTTTACGCCGAGGCGAGAGTGGACGTTCGGGATGTGTCCTACATCGAATCGCACGGCACGGGCACACAGTCTGGCGACCGCCAGGAGATGGCCGCTATCAGCGAGGTTTTTCATCAACCAGGTCGCGAAAGGCCTATCATGGTTGGGGCCGTCAAGACCAACATGGGTCACTCCGAAGGCGCAGCAG GGATCAGCGCTGTGGCCAAAGTGATCTTCGCCATGGAGACCGGCCAGATTGCCGGTAACCTGCACTTCAACGTTCCTAACCCCAACATCCCTGCGCTGTTTGACGGCAGCGTCGAAGTCGTCACAAAGGTCGCACCGTTCCGGGGTAGCCTTGCCAGTGTTAACGCAtgtggcagaggaggaagtaATGTGCACGCCATCTTGGAGAGCAACCCCGGGCCTCACGTGGACGATCTTTCTCGGGAGAAACCAGAACTTCCCAGGCTCGTCCTAATGGCCGGAAGGAGCAAGAAATCTCTGACG AGATCACTGGACCGTCTGGTATCCGAAGGACCGTACCCCGACTCCGCCTACGCCCTCCTCAACAAAGTGGGCCAGCCCAGCTTGAAGCAATTGCCGTACCGTGGCTACGCCCTGGTACCCGTGGACGAGTCCAACAGGAAGGTGGTTAAAGACGTCGAGCAGACATCATCCGACAAGCGGACACTGTGGTTCGCCTTCACGGGCTTGGGCTGCCAGTGGAGTGCCATGGCCCAGCAGATGATGCAGTTCGATCTGTTTGCCAGGGCAATCCAGAGATGCCACGACGTGGTCCGGGAGTTCGGCATTGACCTTATAAAGCTTGTTACCAGCGAGGAAACCGGCAGTCAGACTATGGCGACCACTTTTGTATGCATCGGGGCGATTCAG GTGGCGCTAGTGGAAGTACTTCGTGCTATAGGCATCCAGCCTGACGGCATCGTGGGTCACTCGTTCGGAGAGATTGGCTGTGCATACGCTGATGGGTGTCTCACCACCGAGCAAGCAATGGTGTTCGCTTACTGGCGAGGTCGCTGTGTTGAGCTGGCCAACCTTCCTGAGGGAGCTATGGCGGCTGTTG GGCTATCATGGGTAGAGGCTCAGAAGCGGTGTTCCGACGGAGTGCAACCTGCGTGTCACAACGCGGTGGACTCGGTCACCGTGTCCGGACCAGCCCAGGCCGTGGCCAAGCTCGTCGAAGAGCTCACAGCTGAGAACGTGTTCGCCCGGAAGGTGGACAGCATGGGCGTGGCTTTCCACAGCAAGCTGATAAGCAGCGTGGCTCCGGCTTTAAGAGAAGAGTACAAAAAG GTACTTCCAGAAGCTAAGCCTCGCACCAAGCGTTGGGTGAGTTCGTCGGTACCAGAGAGTCGCTGGAAAGAGCCCGCCGTCAACCAGTGCTCACCCGACTACTTCGTCAACAACTTCCTGAATCCAGTGCTCTTCTGTGAGGCCCTGCGGCATGTGCCACCGGACGCCATCGTGGTGGAGATTGCGCCCCATTGTCTGCTGCAG tCTGTCCTAGGACGCGGTACAGGCGCTCGGGCCAGTGTCGTGGGCCTCATGAAACGCAACGTGGACAACCTGTCCTTCTTCCTGAGCTCCCTGGGAAAGCTGCACACCCTGGGCGTTCAGATGGACCTTTCGCCACTGTACCCACCGGTTCCTTGGCCCGTGCCCCGGGGCACTCCAAGCATCGGCCACCTGGTAGCCTGGGACCATTCACAGCGCTGGGGTGTCGTCGGATGGAAGGACTGCATTACCTTGCCGGAGGGACGCGACCTCTTT AGTGAAACTGCCATTCGTAATGATGTCCAAGAGGTAGACGAAGACTCCACGTCTGAAAATAATCCCGAGGAAGCGCTTCTCCATTCCGTGGCACGCATTCTTG GCTTCGAGGACCCGTCGTCGATAAACCCTACCATCAGTCTCGTGGACCTTGGCATGGACTCCGGGATGGGCGTCGAAGTTTTGCACGCGATCGAGCGATTCTGTGGAGTCGTGCTGTGCATGCAGGAGGTCCAGCGATGCACTATTAACGCGTTGCTAGAGATCAGTGGCCGCACCGGTACCCGCCAGGCAGCCTGA
- the LOC144101476 gene encoding speckle-type POZ protein B-like, giving the protein MSSMEIDCVTEPKTEKLSFLWVIKDIHLFSQQMTDGIYSSPFPSEQEGGDKWYLKIRQRTFDMNEQYLSLFLFYIGAYDVLAEAVFCVIDAADEEQNAKRTSLKPFSRHRGGWGFDKFIPRSALECTSCHSLREGDLAIRCVVTVIDGYVSTPESRRSGSAIVLQSRLSEDLHWLHDTASHSDITIKVGGGAYRVHKAILASRSPVFRAMLSHQMLEAQEKEVVVSDIDYDVFGELLFFIYTGRTRKLRDMADSLLVASDKYGLRTLQDLCERALIESMDVDNATSTLILADRHNAGVLRRSAIDFICAHGSEVTETAGWNALMMYHADLAADVVRELCARCNNSGMPPAKRRRTV; this is encoded by the coding sequence ATGTCCTCAATGGAGATCGACTGCGTAACTGAACCCAAAACTGAGAAGCTCTCTTTCCTCTGGGTCATAAAAGACATCCACTTGTTCTCGCAACAGATGACTGACGGAATCTACAGCTCACCGTTTCCCTCAGAACAGGAAGGCGGCGATAAATGGTACCTCAAGATTAGGCAGCGCACGTTCGATATGAACGAACAATATCTGTCTCTGTTCTTGTTTTATATAGGCGCCTACGACGTACTTGCTGAGGCTGTATTTTGCGTCATCGATGCAGCCGATGAGGAACAGAACGCAAAACGTACAAGCCTCAAACCCTTCTCCAGGCATAGAGGGGGCTGGGGTTTCGATAAATTCATCCCCAGAAGCGCCCTGGAGTGTACCAGTTGTCACAGTTTGAGGGAAGGTGACCTGGCGATACGTTGTGTGGTGACAGTCATTGACGGCTACGTCAGCACGCCTGAAAGTCGCAGGAGCGGCAGCGCCATAGTACTCCAGTCCCGGCTCTCCGAGGACCTCCACTGGCTACATGACACCGCAAGCCATTCCGATATCACCATTAAGGTCGGCGGAGGCGCGTACCGCGTACACAAGGCGATCCTGGCCTCCCGGTCGCCCGTATTTCGAGCAATGCTTAGCCACCAGATGCTGGAAGCTCAGGAAaaggaggtcgtggtttcggacaTTGACTACGATGTGTTCGGTGAGCTGCTCTTCTTCATCTACACCGGGCGTACTCGGAAACTACGCGACATGGCGGACTCTCTGCTTGTAGCGTCTGACAAGTACGGCCTACGGACACTCCAGGACTTGTGCGAACGGGCCCTCATCGAAAGCATGGACGTCGACAATGCCACATCTACACTCATCCTCGCCGACCGCCATAACGCCGGCGTGCTCCGCCGCAGTGCCATTGACTTTATCTGTGCCCACGGCAGTGAAGTCACTGAAACGGCCGGTTGGAATGCACTCATGATGTACCACGCCGACTTAGCGGCAGATGTCGTCCGTGAGCTTTGCGCTCGCTGCAACAATTCGGGCATGCCCCCAGCTAAACGACGGAGAACCGTCTGA